A part of Chanodichthys erythropterus isolate Z2021 chromosome 4, ASM2448905v1, whole genome shotgun sequence genomic DNA contains:
- the reps1 gene encoding ralBP1-associated Eps domain-containing protein 1 isoform X2: protein MESLTLSDVEQKYYSELFLSCDVDNTKKVASNGKVLDLFRAAQLSNEVVLQITELCGATRLGHFGRSQFYIALKLIALAQSGMPLRVESLNNVRDLPLPRFVMGKNEQETRHAVMFADAENQGHYLPRPPGRVQAKKVSVHEMIQPCVPTVDPQPDTTSPVVSPHQSPPTSPHAWRKHKRQASGGNVDRQPSVPGVVWPPFREAQPGPVTADGMWSTHSPPPVQESWPESTTVRTMTSVMTTNEIQRQTSGYDDPWKITDEQRQYYINQFKTIQADLTGLIPGSAAKEFFTKSKLPILELSHIWELSDFDKDGALTLDEFCAAFHLVVARKNGYDLPEKLPESLMPKLIDLDDSAGVPEPATEVGFSASPVEVTPNKSPSMPSLNQNWPELNQSNEQWETFSERSSSSQTLTQFDSNIAPADPDTAIVHPVPIRMTPSKIHMQEMELKRTGSDHTHPTSPLMAKPPELSDETKLTATIKFPGTTVGDGYSSSDSFTSDQEPISSAVNRQRSHSGTSPEGLKVVAPPPPPPRPQPSHSRSSSLDMNRNFAAVPAAGSQQTGVVAFPPAVPPRPLPTQTSVPHGHRVVEGDGLPAHTSTSPQQMPEQPNFADFSQFQAFAVDQPADDGEKLSDSGQAERCAEAAVTMRTAKNDVQAEERNATTVNSAKVSTPLAPPPKPVRRRLKSEDELRPDVEDLPQKSNVIATVLATQPSIPRSIGKDKKAIQASIRRNKETNTVLARLNSELQQQLKDLLEERISLEVQLEQLRPFSHL, encoded by the exons ATGGAGAGTTTAACACTGAGCGATGTCGAGCAGAAATATTACTCTGAACTCTTCCTCTCCTGTGATGTGGATAACACCAAGAAAGTGGCTTCCAATGGCAAAGTTCTGGACCTCTTCCGGGCGGCCCAGCTCTCAAACGAAGTGGTCCTTCAG ATTACTGAACTTTGTGGAGCCACACGTCTCGGCCATTTCGGTCGGAGTCAGTTCTACATCGCACTGAAGCTCATTGCACTGGCCCAGTCTGGAATGCCACTGCGTGTGGAGAGCCTGAACAATG TCAGGGATTTACCCCTCCCTCGCTTTGTGATGGGCAAGAATGAGCAGGAGACGAGGCACGCGGTCATGTTCGCAGATGCAGAGAATCAGGGGCACTACCTCCCCAGACCTCCAGGCCGAGTGCAAGCCAAAAAAGTGTCAGTGCATGAGATGATTCAGCCCTGTGTGCCCACTGTTGATCCTCAG CCGGACACCACATCTCCTGTAGTGTCGCCACACCAGTCCCCTCCCACTTCGCCCCATGCCTGGAGGAAGCACAAACGCCAGGCCAGCGGTGGAAATGTGGACAGACAGCCCTCAGTGCCAGGAGTTGTTTGGCCACCTTTTAGAGAAGCACAGCCAG GACCAGTAACAGCTGACGGGATGTGGTCCACCCATTCACCCCCTCCTGTCCAAGAAAGTTGG CCGGAGAGCACAACAGTACGGACTATGACATCTGTAATGACCACAAATGAAATCCAAAGACAGACCAGCGGTTACGATGACCCCTGGAAAATCACAGATGAGCAAAGACAGTATTACATAAACCAGTTTAAGACCATTCAGGCTGATCTCACTGGTCTAATCCCTG GCTCTGCCGCGAAGGAATTCTTTACAAAGTCGAAACTGCCTATTCTAGAACTGTCTCACATTTG GGAGCTATCAGATTTTGATAAAGATGGTGCACTGACCCTGGATGAGTTTTGTGCTGCATTTCATCTCGTGGTCGCTAGGAAAAATGGTTATGACCTTCCTGAAAAGCTCCCTGAGAGCCTAATGCCAAAGCTTATTGACTTGGATGACTCAGCAG GAGTTCCAGAACCTGCTACTGAGGTTGGCTTCTCTGCTTCCCCTGTGGAGGTCACACCAAATAAGTCTCCTTCCATGCCTTCCCTGAACCAGAACTGGCCTGAGCTCAACCAGAGCAATGAG CAGTGGGAGACTTTTAGCGAACGCTCCTCAAGCTCACAAACTCTGACCCAATTTGATTCTAACATTGCACCAGCTGACCCT GATACAGCAATAGTCCACCCTGTGCCCATTCGTATGACACCCAGCAAGATCCACATGCAAGAGATGGAGCTCAAGAGAACTGGAAGTG ATCACACACATCCAACTAGTCCGTTAATGGCGAAACCTCCAGAACTTTCTGATGAGACCAAGCTAACAGCAACTATTAAGTTTCCTGGTACCACTGTTG GAGATGGCTATAGCAGCTCAGATTCATTTACATCTGACCAAGAGCCCATTTCCAGTGCTGTGAACAGACAAAG GTCTCACTCTGGCACCTCTCCGGAAGGACTGAAGGTTGTGGCTCCGCCCCCACCTCCGCCCCGCCCCCAGCCCTCTCACTCACGGTCCTCCTCTCTAGACATGAACAGAAACTTTGCTGCTGTCCCTGCAG CAGGTTCGCAGCAGACAGGAGTAGTGGCCTTTCCCCCTGCAGTGCCTCCCAGACCACTGCCCACACAG ACATCAGTGCCACATGGTCACCGTGTAGTAGAGGGAGATGGTCTTCCAGCACATACCAGCACGTCACCCCAGCAGATGCCAGAACAGCCCAACTTTGCTGACTTCAGCCAGTTCCAGGCTTTTGCTGTGGACCAGCCGGCAGATGATGGAGAGAAACTATCTGATAGTGGACAG GCAGAAAGATGTGCGGAAGCTGCCGTGACGATGAGAACAGCAAAGAACGATGTTCAGGCAGAAGAACGAAATGCAACCACTGTCAACTCT GCCAAAGTATCCACTCCATTGGCCCCACCTCCCAAACCCGTCCGTCGAAGACTCAAATCAGAAGATGAGCTCAGACCAGATGTGGAGGACCTTCCCCAAAAGTCTAACGTCATAGCCACTGTTCTAGCAACCCAGCCCTCAATTCCAAG GTCTATCGGTAAGGATAAAAAGGCCATCCAGGCTTCCATTAgaagaaacaaagaaacaaatacaGTTTTAGCCAGACTCAACAGTGAATTACAGCAACAGTTGAAG GACCTGCTAGAAGAAAGAATATCGCTTGAAGTGCAACTGGAACAGCTtagacctttttcacatttGTAA
- the reps1 gene encoding ralBP1-associated Eps domain-containing protein 1 isoform X3 yields the protein MESLTLSDVEQKYYSELFLSCDVDNTKKVASNGKVLDLFRAAQLSNEVVLQITELCGATRLGHFGRSQFYIALKLIALAQSGMPLRVESLNNVRDLPLPRFVMGKNEQETRHAVMFADAENQGHYLPRPPGRVQAKKVSVHEMIQPCVPTVDPQPDTTSPVVSPHQSPPTSPHAWRKHKRQASGGNVDRQPSVPGVVWPPFREAQPGPVTADGMWSTHSPPPVQESWVSFTDTPPSSTLPMHPPSAQPESTTVRTMTSVMTTNEIQRQTSGYDDPWKITDEQRQYYINQFKTIQADLTGLIPGSAAKEFFTKSKLPILELSHIWELSDFDKDGALTLDEFCAAFHLVVARKNGYDLPEKLPESLMPKLIDLDDSAGVPEPATEVGFSASPVEVTPNKSPSMPSLNQNWPELNQSNEDTAIVHPVPIRMTPSKIHMQEMELKRTGSDHTHPTSPLMAKPPELSDETKLTATIKFPGTTVGDGYSSSDSFTSDQEPISSAVNRQRSHSGTSPEGLKVVAPPPPPPRPQPSHSRSSSLDMNRNFAAVPAAGSQQTGVVAFPPAVPPRPLPTQTSVPHGHRVVEGDGLPAHTSTSPQQMPEQPNFADFSQFQAFAVDQPADDGEKLSDSGQAERCAEAAVTMRTAKNDVQAEERNATTVNSAKVSTPLAPPPKPVRRRLKSEDELRPDVEDLPQKSNVIATVLATQPSIPRSIGKDKKAIQASIRRNKETNTVLARLNSELQQQLKDLLEERISLEVQLEQLRPFSHL from the exons ATGGAGAGTTTAACACTGAGCGATGTCGAGCAGAAATATTACTCTGAACTCTTCCTCTCCTGTGATGTGGATAACACCAAGAAAGTGGCTTCCAATGGCAAAGTTCTGGACCTCTTCCGGGCGGCCCAGCTCTCAAACGAAGTGGTCCTTCAG ATTACTGAACTTTGTGGAGCCACACGTCTCGGCCATTTCGGTCGGAGTCAGTTCTACATCGCACTGAAGCTCATTGCACTGGCCCAGTCTGGAATGCCACTGCGTGTGGAGAGCCTGAACAATG TCAGGGATTTACCCCTCCCTCGCTTTGTGATGGGCAAGAATGAGCAGGAGACGAGGCACGCGGTCATGTTCGCAGATGCAGAGAATCAGGGGCACTACCTCCCCAGACCTCCAGGCCGAGTGCAAGCCAAAAAAGTGTCAGTGCATGAGATGATTCAGCCCTGTGTGCCCACTGTTGATCCTCAG CCGGACACCACATCTCCTGTAGTGTCGCCACACCAGTCCCCTCCCACTTCGCCCCATGCCTGGAGGAAGCACAAACGCCAGGCCAGCGGTGGAAATGTGGACAGACAGCCCTCAGTGCCAGGAGTTGTTTGGCCACCTTTTAGAGAAGCACAGCCAG GACCAGTAACAGCTGACGGGATGTGGTCCACCCATTCACCCCCTCCTGTCCAAGAAAGTTGGGTCAGCTTTACAGACACACCCCCCTCCAGCACACTTCCAATGCATCCCCCCTCAGCTCAG CCGGAGAGCACAACAGTACGGACTATGACATCTGTAATGACCACAAATGAAATCCAAAGACAGACCAGCGGTTACGATGACCCCTGGAAAATCACAGATGAGCAAAGACAGTATTACATAAACCAGTTTAAGACCATTCAGGCTGATCTCACTGGTCTAATCCCTG GCTCTGCCGCGAAGGAATTCTTTACAAAGTCGAAACTGCCTATTCTAGAACTGTCTCACATTTG GGAGCTATCAGATTTTGATAAAGATGGTGCACTGACCCTGGATGAGTTTTGTGCTGCATTTCATCTCGTGGTCGCTAGGAAAAATGGTTATGACCTTCCTGAAAAGCTCCCTGAGAGCCTAATGCCAAAGCTTATTGACTTGGATGACTCAGCAG GAGTTCCAGAACCTGCTACTGAGGTTGGCTTCTCTGCTTCCCCTGTGGAGGTCACACCAAATAAGTCTCCTTCCATGCCTTCCCTGAACCAGAACTGGCCTGAGCTCAACCAGAGCAATGAG GATACAGCAATAGTCCACCCTGTGCCCATTCGTATGACACCCAGCAAGATCCACATGCAAGAGATGGAGCTCAAGAGAACTGGAAGTG ATCACACACATCCAACTAGTCCGTTAATGGCGAAACCTCCAGAACTTTCTGATGAGACCAAGCTAACAGCAACTATTAAGTTTCCTGGTACCACTGTTG GAGATGGCTATAGCAGCTCAGATTCATTTACATCTGACCAAGAGCCCATTTCCAGTGCTGTGAACAGACAAAG GTCTCACTCTGGCACCTCTCCGGAAGGACTGAAGGTTGTGGCTCCGCCCCCACCTCCGCCCCGCCCCCAGCCCTCTCACTCACGGTCCTCCTCTCTAGACATGAACAGAAACTTTGCTGCTGTCCCTGCAG CAGGTTCGCAGCAGACAGGAGTAGTGGCCTTTCCCCCTGCAGTGCCTCCCAGACCACTGCCCACACAG ACATCAGTGCCACATGGTCACCGTGTAGTAGAGGGAGATGGTCTTCCAGCACATACCAGCACGTCACCCCAGCAGATGCCAGAACAGCCCAACTTTGCTGACTTCAGCCAGTTCCAGGCTTTTGCTGTGGACCAGCCGGCAGATGATGGAGAGAAACTATCTGATAGTGGACAG GCAGAAAGATGTGCGGAAGCTGCCGTGACGATGAGAACAGCAAAGAACGATGTTCAGGCAGAAGAACGAAATGCAACCACTGTCAACTCT GCCAAAGTATCCACTCCATTGGCCCCACCTCCCAAACCCGTCCGTCGAAGACTCAAATCAGAAGATGAGCTCAGACCAGATGTGGAGGACCTTCCCCAAAAGTCTAACGTCATAGCCACTGTTCTAGCAACCCAGCCCTCAATTCCAAG GTCTATCGGTAAGGATAAAAAGGCCATCCAGGCTTCCATTAgaagaaacaaagaaacaaatacaGTTTTAGCCAGACTCAACAGTGAATTACAGCAACAGTTGAAG GACCTGCTAGAAGAAAGAATATCGCTTGAAGTGCAACTGGAACAGCTtagacctttttcacatttGTAA
- the reps1 gene encoding ralBP1-associated Eps domain-containing protein 1 isoform X1, with amino-acid sequence MESLTLSDVEQKYYSELFLSCDVDNTKKVASNGKVLDLFRAAQLSNEVVLQITELCGATRLGHFGRSQFYIALKLIALAQSGMPLRVESLNNVRDLPLPRFVMGKNEQETRHAVMFADAENQGHYLPRPPGRVQAKKVSVHEMIQPCVPTVDPQPDTTSPVVSPHQSPPTSPHAWRKHKRQASGGNVDRQPSVPGVVWPPFREAQPGPVTADGMWSTHSPPPVQESWVSFTDTPPSSTLPMHPPSAQPESTTVRTMTSVMTTNEIQRQTSGYDDPWKITDEQRQYYINQFKTIQADLTGLIPGSAAKEFFTKSKLPILELSHIWELSDFDKDGALTLDEFCAAFHLVVARKNGYDLPEKLPESLMPKLIDLDDSAGVPEPATEVGFSASPVEVTPNKSPSMPSLNQNWPELNQSNEQWETFSERSSSSQTLTQFDSNIAPADPDTAIVHPVPIRMTPSKIHMQEMELKRTGSDHTHPTSPLMAKPPELSDETKLTATIKFPGTTVGDGYSSSDSFTSDQEPISSAVNRQRSHSGTSPEGLKVVAPPPPPPRPQPSHSRSSSLDMNRNFAAVPAAGSQQTGVVAFPPAVPPRPLPTQTSVPHGHRVVEGDGLPAHTSTSPQQMPEQPNFADFSQFQAFAVDQPADDGEKLSDSGQAERCAEAAVTMRTAKNDVQAEERNATTVNSAKVSTPLAPPPKPVRRRLKSEDELRPDVEDLPQKSNVIATVLATQPSIPRSIGKDKKAIQASIRRNKETNTVLARLNSELQQQLKDLLEERISLEVQLEQLRPFSHL; translated from the exons ATGGAGAGTTTAACACTGAGCGATGTCGAGCAGAAATATTACTCTGAACTCTTCCTCTCCTGTGATGTGGATAACACCAAGAAAGTGGCTTCCAATGGCAAAGTTCTGGACCTCTTCCGGGCGGCCCAGCTCTCAAACGAAGTGGTCCTTCAG ATTACTGAACTTTGTGGAGCCACACGTCTCGGCCATTTCGGTCGGAGTCAGTTCTACATCGCACTGAAGCTCATTGCACTGGCCCAGTCTGGAATGCCACTGCGTGTGGAGAGCCTGAACAATG TCAGGGATTTACCCCTCCCTCGCTTTGTGATGGGCAAGAATGAGCAGGAGACGAGGCACGCGGTCATGTTCGCAGATGCAGAGAATCAGGGGCACTACCTCCCCAGACCTCCAGGCCGAGTGCAAGCCAAAAAAGTGTCAGTGCATGAGATGATTCAGCCCTGTGTGCCCACTGTTGATCCTCAG CCGGACACCACATCTCCTGTAGTGTCGCCACACCAGTCCCCTCCCACTTCGCCCCATGCCTGGAGGAAGCACAAACGCCAGGCCAGCGGTGGAAATGTGGACAGACAGCCCTCAGTGCCAGGAGTTGTTTGGCCACCTTTTAGAGAAGCACAGCCAG GACCAGTAACAGCTGACGGGATGTGGTCCACCCATTCACCCCCTCCTGTCCAAGAAAGTTGGGTCAGCTTTACAGACACACCCCCCTCCAGCACACTTCCAATGCATCCCCCCTCAGCTCAG CCGGAGAGCACAACAGTACGGACTATGACATCTGTAATGACCACAAATGAAATCCAAAGACAGACCAGCGGTTACGATGACCCCTGGAAAATCACAGATGAGCAAAGACAGTATTACATAAACCAGTTTAAGACCATTCAGGCTGATCTCACTGGTCTAATCCCTG GCTCTGCCGCGAAGGAATTCTTTACAAAGTCGAAACTGCCTATTCTAGAACTGTCTCACATTTG GGAGCTATCAGATTTTGATAAAGATGGTGCACTGACCCTGGATGAGTTTTGTGCTGCATTTCATCTCGTGGTCGCTAGGAAAAATGGTTATGACCTTCCTGAAAAGCTCCCTGAGAGCCTAATGCCAAAGCTTATTGACTTGGATGACTCAGCAG GAGTTCCAGAACCTGCTACTGAGGTTGGCTTCTCTGCTTCCCCTGTGGAGGTCACACCAAATAAGTCTCCTTCCATGCCTTCCCTGAACCAGAACTGGCCTGAGCTCAACCAGAGCAATGAG CAGTGGGAGACTTTTAGCGAACGCTCCTCAAGCTCACAAACTCTGACCCAATTTGATTCTAACATTGCACCAGCTGACCCT GATACAGCAATAGTCCACCCTGTGCCCATTCGTATGACACCCAGCAAGATCCACATGCAAGAGATGGAGCTCAAGAGAACTGGAAGTG ATCACACACATCCAACTAGTCCGTTAATGGCGAAACCTCCAGAACTTTCTGATGAGACCAAGCTAACAGCAACTATTAAGTTTCCTGGTACCACTGTTG GAGATGGCTATAGCAGCTCAGATTCATTTACATCTGACCAAGAGCCCATTTCCAGTGCTGTGAACAGACAAAG GTCTCACTCTGGCACCTCTCCGGAAGGACTGAAGGTTGTGGCTCCGCCCCCACCTCCGCCCCGCCCCCAGCCCTCTCACTCACGGTCCTCCTCTCTAGACATGAACAGAAACTTTGCTGCTGTCCCTGCAG CAGGTTCGCAGCAGACAGGAGTAGTGGCCTTTCCCCCTGCAGTGCCTCCCAGACCACTGCCCACACAG ACATCAGTGCCACATGGTCACCGTGTAGTAGAGGGAGATGGTCTTCCAGCACATACCAGCACGTCACCCCAGCAGATGCCAGAACAGCCCAACTTTGCTGACTTCAGCCAGTTCCAGGCTTTTGCTGTGGACCAGCCGGCAGATGATGGAGAGAAACTATCTGATAGTGGACAG GCAGAAAGATGTGCGGAAGCTGCCGTGACGATGAGAACAGCAAAGAACGATGTTCAGGCAGAAGAACGAAATGCAACCACTGTCAACTCT GCCAAAGTATCCACTCCATTGGCCCCACCTCCCAAACCCGTCCGTCGAAGACTCAAATCAGAAGATGAGCTCAGACCAGATGTGGAGGACCTTCCCCAAAAGTCTAACGTCATAGCCACTGTTCTAGCAACCCAGCCCTCAATTCCAAG GTCTATCGGTAAGGATAAAAAGGCCATCCAGGCTTCCATTAgaagaaacaaagaaacaaatacaGTTTTAGCCAGACTCAACAGTGAATTACAGCAACAGTTGAAG GACCTGCTAGAAGAAAGAATATCGCTTGAAGTGCAACTGGAACAGCTtagacctttttcacatttGTAA